Proteins co-encoded in one Candidatus Glassbacteria bacterium genomic window:
- a CDS encoding DNA-binding protein, whose amino-acid sequence MRSFLLFLLLSVLCLCSAAGGNDAITADQAKNYIGETKTVIGQVVSAKYAAGSRGKPTFLNLDKPYPNQIFTVVIWGSNRSKFDEPPEKHFLKKKVRVTGKISEYRGKPQIVVTDPKQINIKEKEGVEK is encoded by the coding sequence ATGAGAAGCTTTCTGCTCTTCTTACTGCTATCGGTACTCTGCTTATGTTCCGCCGCAGGTGGTAATGATGCCATTACCGCAGATCAGGCTAAGAACTACATTGGAGAAACGAAGACCGTAATCGGCCAGGTCGTCAGCGCGAAATATGCCGCTGGCAGCCGCGGAAAGCCCACCTTTTTGAATCTCGACAAACCATATCCGAATCAAATTTTCACGGTCGTAATTTGGGGATCGAACAGGTCTAAATTCGATGAGCCGCCAGAGAAACATTTTCTGAAAAAGAAAGTCCGTGTCACCGGCAAGATATCAGAATATAGAGGCAAACCACAGATAGTCGTCACTGACCCCAAGCAGATTAATATCAAGGAAAAAGAGGGAGTGGAGAAATAG